A genome region from Bradyrhizobium sp. 186 includes the following:
- a CDS encoding ATP-binding cassette domain-containing protein, protein MLMPPIRLPILPQIRTPLHAALRSCTGPLGLVFAYSCSYNLLLFAPSIYLLQIYDRVLSSRSGDTLLLLTLIVAITVVVGGVFDALRRAVLGRLGAWLDDRLRPCVLSASLESALRSDWTQASGAYRDLTVLRQFVESGACPMLFDALWAPLFLLVLFLIHPLLGVVGACCVAFLFALTVAGELVTEDVLLRSGAALSRSCGRLQTAAGNIHMIRAMGMFDSAARMIHRDAQHARREHDVALRRGEIVSLATKPVRALSQVLIMGAAAWLVLDHGKSPAIIFASTLMFSRALAPVESAVAGWKSLVTAVSACQRLGALLAAFPVARQQSAEVSPLQAPSGLVVDNVGVRLAGTSHLLLNDVSFSLMPGECLGIIGPSGSGKSMLGQVIAGLSMPTHGRVLLDNTDVSLLREGRNGDRLGYLPQDINLLGDTINDIIARLEDADRQKVVEAAKLVGIHGAIMRLPRGYDTVVHSETTFSRGYRQRLGLARAFFGSPRLIVLDEPNASLDYRGERMLLDAIERMKLAGVILVVVTHRMGLLAATDKIAIMEDGAVAAFGDSEDIFERHLSRPQVTSQIAP, encoded by the coding sequence ATGCTGATGCCGCCCATTCGGTTGCCTATCCTGCCGCAGATCCGGACGCCACTGCACGCAGCCCTCCGGTCCTGCACGGGACCGCTCGGTCTCGTATTCGCGTATAGCTGCAGCTACAACCTGCTTCTGTTTGCGCCCTCCATCTATCTTCTTCAGATCTATGACCGGGTGTTGTCGAGCCGGAGCGGCGACACGTTGCTCCTGCTCACGCTCATTGTCGCGATCACGGTGGTCGTCGGCGGCGTGTTCGATGCATTGCGGCGCGCCGTCCTTGGACGCCTTGGCGCCTGGCTCGACGATCGCCTTCGCCCTTGCGTGCTTTCGGCCAGCCTCGAATCGGCGCTTCGCAGCGATTGGACGCAAGCGTCGGGCGCATATCGGGATCTCACCGTGCTGCGCCAGTTCGTCGAGTCCGGCGCATGTCCGATGCTGTTCGACGCGCTCTGGGCGCCCTTATTCCTCCTTGTCCTCTTTCTGATCCATCCCCTGCTTGGCGTGGTGGGCGCCTGCTGCGTCGCCTTCCTTTTCGCGCTCACGGTTGCCGGAGAGCTGGTCACGGAAGACGTTCTGCTCAGATCCGGCGCCGCGCTGTCCAGAAGCTGCGGCCGCCTCCAGACTGCCGCGGGCAACATCCACATGATCCGCGCCATGGGAATGTTCGATAGCGCTGCGCGCATGATCCACCGTGACGCGCAGCACGCGCGCAGAGAGCACGATGTGGCACTCCGGCGAGGCGAGATCGTCTCACTGGCCACCAAGCCGGTTCGCGCGCTGTCGCAGGTCTTGATCATGGGGGCTGCCGCATGGCTCGTCCTCGATCACGGGAAGAGTCCGGCAATCATCTTTGCTTCTACGCTGATGTTCAGCCGGGCGCTCGCGCCGGTCGAAAGTGCGGTCGCAGGCTGGAAATCACTCGTGACGGCCGTGAGCGCCTGTCAGCGGCTCGGCGCACTTCTCGCCGCATTCCCCGTCGCCCGGCAGCAGAGCGCGGAGGTTTCTCCGCTGCAGGCGCCAAGTGGCCTCGTCGTCGACAATGTTGGCGTGAGGCTTGCGGGGACCAGCCATCTTCTGCTGAACGACGTCTCGTTCAGCCTCATGCCCGGAGAATGCCTTGGCATTATCGGTCCGTCCGGGTCAGGCAAGTCCATGCTCGGCCAGGTGATCGCCGGGCTGTCGATGCCAACGCATGGCCGTGTCCTCCTCGACAATACCGACGTCTCGCTGCTTCGCGAGGGCCGAAACGGCGACCGCCTCGGATATCTCCCCCAGGACATCAACCTGCTCGGCGACACAATCAACGACATCATCGCACGCCTTGAAGATGCCGACCGGCAGAAGGTCGTCGAAGCGGCCAAGCTCGTCGGAATCCATGGGGCGATCATGCGCCTGCCGCGGGGTTACGACACGGTGGTTCACAGTGAAACAACCTTCTCACGCGGGTATCGGCAGCGCCTCGGTCTTGCCCGCGCCTTTTTCGGCAGTCCGCGCCTCATCGTTCTCGACGAACCCAACGCCAGCCTCGACTACCGGGGCGAGCGAATGCTCCTGGATGCCATCGAGCGCATGAAGCTCGCAGGCGTCATCCTTGTCGTCGTCACTCACCGGATGGGTCTCCTCGCCGCCACGGACAAGATTGCCATCATGGAAGACGGTGCGGTCGCCGCGTTCGGCGACAGCGAGGACATCTTTGAACGGCACCTGAGCCGACCCCAGGTTACTTCGCAGATTGCGCCATGA
- a CDS encoding tetratricopeptide repeat protein: MTPTTCVARADSVSRGSAAFHRGDYARALRELSPPAERGNAKALGLLGFMYEHGFGVPQAYDAAADLYGRGALQGDPFAQAMLGLMYDKGHGVPNNLVLAYKWLNLAAARTGGRQRDVYLRFRDAVASKLSSNEIAAGQQFALRWVPGRPVPELHPKNR, translated from the coding sequence TTGACGCCGACGACGTGCGTCGCGCGTGCCGATAGTGTCTCGCGTGGATCCGCCGCCTTCCATCGCGGCGACTATGCCCGCGCACTTCGGGAGCTCTCGCCGCCAGCCGAACGCGGCAACGCGAAAGCGCTCGGCCTGCTTGGCTTCATGTATGAGCATGGCTTCGGCGTTCCGCAGGCCTATGACGCCGCCGCTGATCTCTACGGTCGCGGGGCCTTGCAGGGAGACCCGTTCGCACAAGCCATGCTCGGCCTAATGTATGACAAGGGCCACGGCGTGCCCAACAATCTCGTGCTTGCGTACAAATGGCTCAACCTGGCAGCGGCCCGCACAGGCGGGCGACAACGGGACGTCTATCTCAGGTTCCGGGATGCGGTCGCATCAAAGCTCTCCAGCAACGAGATCGCTGCCGGCCAGCAGTTTGCATTGAGATGGGTACCTGGGCGCCCGGTGCCAGAGCTACACCCGAAGAACAGATAG
- a CDS encoding HlyD family type I secretion periplasmic adaptor subunit: MIWDQLMRAPASPPPAPRSGVVVTAIDDFEPLEFPWCSTPTPTSPRGRLRGITVAGNLLVLCFMLGLGTWASLAPLESAAIASGVVESESSRKTIQHLEGGIVRKILVSDGDIVRSGQTLIALDDTRAGSEMQSLQGQLWDAVARATRLQAEQQRFERIAIPDALEQDSKQNGVAAAAVSAQQFIFQARLQVHESQLAVIRERRRQVEKEIEGLKAQENATGQRIDIVREELDMVATLVNKGLERRPRLLNLQRELADVEGRRGEIAAQISRAGQVISEQQATLFKLESERQNEIAQSLRVAQNQIFQLRERLLAARDQLSRTEVKAPEDGVITDLRIHTAGGVIGAGAPLMDLVPRQDRLIVTARLRPEDIDVVHPGLNAEVHLVPYNQRRVPRLKGTVVHVSADRLFDKRTDQPYYATKIRIDDAQIVANDIQIVPGMPVQVFITTGRGTVALYALRPLLDSFRGAFRED; the protein is encoded by the coding sequence ATGATCTGGGACCAGCTCATGCGAGCGCCGGCGAGCCCCCCGCCCGCCCCGCGATCTGGCGTCGTGGTGACCGCAATCGACGATTTCGAGCCTCTGGAATTTCCATGGTGCTCGACGCCCACGCCGACCTCTCCGCGCGGAAGGCTTCGCGGTATCACCGTCGCAGGCAATCTGCTGGTGCTCTGCTTCATGCTGGGGCTTGGTACATGGGCGAGCCTCGCGCCTCTCGAGAGCGCCGCGATCGCGTCCGGCGTCGTGGAATCGGAATCGAGCCGCAAGACGATTCAGCATCTGGAAGGCGGTATCGTCAGGAAGATCCTGGTTTCGGATGGCGATATCGTGCGAAGCGGCCAAACGCTGATCGCGCTGGACGACACCCGGGCCGGCTCGGAGATGCAAAGCCTTCAAGGCCAATTGTGGGATGCAGTTGCTCGTGCCACACGGCTTCAGGCCGAGCAGCAGAGATTTGAGAGGATCGCAATCCCGGACGCGCTGGAACAGGACAGCAAGCAGAACGGGGTGGCCGCCGCTGCGGTGTCGGCGCAGCAGTTCATTTTTCAGGCACGCCTGCAGGTTCACGAGTCGCAGCTTGCGGTCATTCGCGAACGAAGGCGTCAAGTCGAGAAGGAGATCGAAGGTCTCAAGGCTCAGGAAAACGCCACCGGGCAGCGGATCGACATCGTCCGAGAAGAACTGGATATGGTCGCGACCCTCGTCAACAAGGGACTCGAACGGCGGCCGCGGCTTCTGAACCTGCAGCGGGAGCTGGCCGACGTTGAGGGCCGCCGCGGCGAGATCGCCGCGCAGATTTCCCGCGCCGGGCAGGTCATCAGCGAACAGCAGGCCACATTATTCAAGCTCGAGAGCGAGAGGCAGAACGAGATCGCACAATCGCTTCGTGTAGCACAGAACCAGATATTCCAGCTCCGCGAGCGGTTGCTTGCGGCCAGGGATCAGCTATCGCGAACGGAGGTCAAGGCGCCCGAGGACGGCGTGATAACCGATCTGCGGATTCATACAGCCGGTGGCGTCATCGGAGCGGGTGCTCCGCTCATGGACCTGGTGCCCCGGCAAGACCGCCTCATCGTGACCGCGCGCCTGAGGCCCGAGGACATCGATGTGGTTCATCCCGGCCTCAATGCCGAGGTTCACCTCGTACCGTACAATCAGCGTCGCGTGCCTCGCCTGAAGGGAACCGTCGTGCACGTATCCGCAGACCGGCTCTTCGACAAGCGTACCGACCAGCCATACTACGCGACCAAAATCCGGATCGACGACGCGCAGATCGTCGCAAACGACATCCAGATCGTCCCCGGGATGCCGGTTCAAGTGTTCATCACGACAGGGCGCGGTACCGTGGCTCTCTACGCGCTCAGGCCCCTGCTCGACAGCTTCCGCGGTGCATTCAGAGAGGACTAA
- a CDS encoding IS701 family transposase, with protein sequence MIRMSWTRAASVEETLALWAASLREIKQRIRPLFTQERVATNAGLFLEGLLGDEQRKTGWMRAEAAGDPGPWRQQAILGRGDWDADALRDIVRDYVIEHLADDDAVLVIDETGFLKQGKASCGVARQYTGSAGKITNCQIGVFATYVSRHGHAFIDRALYLPKEWTDDPDRLEAAYVPADVGFATKPKLATRMIARAIAASVPFKWVAGDTVYGVGDIEQQLRRAGKGYVLGVSSSHVFRSWGKRQPVAGKAEDIARTRRPSDWKRLSAGAGTKGPRLHDWCYLELADLEVEQFNSANDGLWTRGLLIRRHIADGDLAFFTTWCPAGTSIETLVAVEGHRWAIEDSFETAKNEFGLDHNESRSWHGWHRHVSLVMLAFAMMAAIRHRANPPPPKKTKRRPPAKAKAHPRRR encoded by the coding sequence ATGATTCGAATGTCGTGGACGCGGGCCGCGTCGGTTGAGGAGACGCTTGCGTTGTGGGCGGCGTCGCTTCGAGAGATCAAGCAACGGATACGTCCGTTGTTCACGCAAGAGCGTGTGGCGACGAATGCAGGCTTGTTCCTGGAAGGTCTGCTCGGAGATGAGCAGCGCAAGACCGGCTGGATGCGCGCGGAGGCGGCTGGCGATCCTGGCCCATGGCGTCAGCAGGCGATCCTGGGTCGTGGAGATTGGGACGCTGATGCCCTGCGCGACATCGTCCGGGACTATGTCATCGAGCACTTGGCGGATGACGATGCGGTGCTGGTGATCGACGAGACCGGCTTTCTCAAGCAGGGTAAGGCCTCATGCGGAGTGGCACGGCAATACACTGGTTCGGCAGGGAAGATTACGAACTGCCAGATCGGCGTCTTCGCTACCTACGTTTCGCGTCATGGTCATGCGTTCATCGATCGCGCGTTGTATCTTCCGAAGGAATGGACTGACGATCCAGATCGTCTGGAAGCCGCATATGTGCCTGCCGATGTCGGCTTTGCGACCAAACCAAAGCTTGCGACGAGAATGATCGCACGTGCGATAGCCGCGTCTGTACCATTCAAGTGGGTTGCCGGTGACACGGTCTACGGTGTTGGCGATATCGAACAGCAGCTACGGCGGGCAGGCAAAGGCTATGTGCTCGGGGTCAGCAGCTCTCATGTCTTCCGATCCTGGGGCAAGCGACAGCCGGTCGCCGGCAAGGCCGAAGACATCGCCCGGACGCGGCGCCCGTCCGACTGGAAGCGCTTGTCGGCGGGAGCCGGAACCAAAGGACCGAGGCTGCATGACTGGTGTTATCTCGAACTGGCCGATCTCGAGGTCGAGCAGTTCAACAGCGCAAATGATGGTTTATGGACGCGCGGTCTGCTGATCCGTCGCCATATCGCCGATGGCGATCTCGCCTTCTTCACCACCTGGTGCCCAGCGGGAACATCAATTGAAACGCTGGTCGCGGTCGAAGGCCATCGATGGGCGATCGAGGACAGCTTTGAAACCGCGAAAAACGAGTTCGGGCTCGATCACAACGAGAGCAGGTCCTGGCATGGCTGGCATCGCCACGTGTCCCTGGTGATGCTCGCCTTCGCCATGATGGCGGCGATCCGCCATCGCGCCAATCCGCCACCGCCCAAAAAAACCAAACGCCGCCCCCCGGCAAAAGCCAAAGCACACCCACGCCGCCGCTGA
- a CDS encoding response regulator transcription factor yields the protein MHDITNTSKRLNESLHLPVLVIIEPLLLPRTCILNVLRRELDEFEILDMATAQSLDCTSARDVRLVVLSIADQPIGDPSVENDLAFVAECCPNAAVAVLSNHDDEPTVQAAMQRGVRGFLSTSLPIEIAIAGLRLVLVGGVYRPLPVAGMNRIPDFEPPDARGLAPAYLMNEGARVAIDRSVTDLTPREQQVLAELELGLPNKLIAAKLILSESTVKMHIQHIMRKCAAHNRTEAVLRWRGRLPARTRDHDPGAALMPET from the coding sequence ATGCACGACATAACCAACACCTCAAAACGGCTCAATGAATCGCTTCACTTGCCGGTTCTGGTGATCATCGAGCCGCTCCTGTTGCCTCGCACATGCATTCTGAACGTCCTCAGGCGGGAATTGGACGAATTTGAGATCCTTGACATGGCAACGGCCCAAAGCCTGGACTGCACGTCAGCCCGCGATGTTCGTCTGGTGGTGCTGAGTATCGCGGACCAGCCGATCGGCGATCCCTCGGTTGAGAACGATCTCGCCTTCGTTGCGGAGTGTTGTCCCAACGCCGCCGTTGCAGTCCTGTCAAACCATGACGACGAGCCGACCGTGCAGGCCGCGATGCAGCGGGGTGTGCGCGGCTTTCTTTCCACCTCGCTACCGATCGAGATCGCCATAGCTGGCCTGCGCCTTGTTCTTGTCGGCGGCGTCTACAGGCCGTTGCCCGTGGCCGGGATGAACAGGATACCAGATTTCGAGCCGCCGGATGCGCGCGGGCTTGCGCCCGCATATCTGATGAACGAGGGAGCCAGAGTGGCTATCGACAGGAGCGTGACCGATCTCACGCCTCGTGAGCAACAGGTTCTGGCGGAATTGGAGCTCGGCCTGCCCAACAAGCTGATCGCCGCCAAATTGATCCTCTCGGAAAGCACAGTCAAAATGCACATCCAGCATATCATGAGGAAATGTGCTGCGCACAATCGCACAGAAGCCGTCCTCCGCTGGCGCGGCCGGTTGCCCGCGCGGACTCGCGATCACGACCCCGGCGCAGCTCTAATGCCGGAGACCTAA
- a CDS encoding MFS transporter produces the protein MATDQQPMQPANPPSTLPWNAFRHTSFTVVWLATVVSNVGTWMYNAASGWLMTSLDADPLSVSLVQVATSLPMFLFALPAGALADIVDKRRFLIVTEIVVTLVAAASAVLVLLGLINPPVLLLFTFLLGAGAAFTAPAWQSVVPSLVPRQDLAAAVASNGVGVNISRAIGPALGGVIIGGLGIAAPFWLNALSNFGVIGALWWWRPSTSGGHALPAERLTSALVVGLRHARYNPHLRATLIRAASFFFFASAYWALLPLVARNQIAGGPALYGILLGAIGAGAVGGAFGLPWMKATFGPDRLVALGTVGTAISLILFGFARDSVVALVACIIAGVSWIAVLATLNVSAQISLPDWVRGRGLGMFVTVFFGAMTAGSGIWGQVASMLGLPAAHFIAAAGALIGIVLSWSWKLQSGAEIDLTPSMHWPVPVLMINAEPDRGPVLITVEYHINPERRGAFLTAVQELGQQRRRDGAYAWDIFEDAAQKGRFLETFFVASWLEHLRQHQRVTNADRVVQDVVRQYDAKAEPKVSHFVAAASGSGA, from the coding sequence ATGGCGACGGATCAGCAACCAATGCAGCCAGCGAACCCGCCGAGCACGTTGCCCTGGAACGCATTTCGCCACACGTCGTTCACAGTAGTTTGGCTGGCCACCGTAGTCTCGAATGTCGGTACATGGATGTACAATGCGGCGTCCGGTTGGCTGATGACGAGCCTGGATGCCGATCCGTTGAGCGTATCTCTTGTCCAAGTGGCAACAAGCCTTCCCATGTTTCTCTTTGCGCTTCCGGCGGGCGCGCTAGCGGACATCGTCGACAAGCGTCGCTTTCTGATCGTCACGGAAATCGTGGTCACGTTGGTTGCAGCGGCGAGCGCTGTGCTCGTCTTGCTCGGCCTCATCAATCCGCCAGTCTTGCTCTTGTTTACCTTCCTCCTCGGCGCGGGCGCAGCTTTTACCGCGCCAGCGTGGCAATCGGTGGTGCCCAGCCTTGTGCCGAGGCAGGATTTGGCTGCGGCGGTGGCGAGCAACGGCGTTGGCGTCAACATCAGCCGGGCGATCGGACCTGCGCTGGGCGGTGTGATCATCGGAGGATTAGGAATTGCCGCGCCGTTCTGGTTGAACGCGCTGAGCAATTTCGGCGTTATCGGAGCCCTGTGGTGGTGGCGGCCGTCAACTTCCGGCGGGCATGCACTTCCTGCGGAACGTCTGACAAGCGCCTTGGTCGTCGGACTTCGCCATGCCCGGTACAATCCGCATCTGCGGGCAACGCTGATAAGAGCTGCTAGCTTCTTCTTCTTTGCGAGCGCCTATTGGGCGCTGCTTCCGCTTGTCGCGCGCAACCAGATCGCCGGGGGGCCGGCGCTTTACGGCATATTGCTTGGCGCGATCGGAGCGGGCGCGGTCGGTGGAGCGTTCGGCCTGCCCTGGATGAAAGCGACCTTCGGGCCCGACCGGCTCGTTGCACTCGGCACCGTTGGCACAGCCATCAGCCTGATCCTGTTCGGCTTCGCTCGTGACTCCGTGGTTGCGCTGGTTGCGTGCATCATCGCGGGTGTTTCCTGGATCGCAGTTCTGGCGACCCTCAACGTCTCGGCGCAGATTTCGCTGCCGGATTGGGTACGTGGCCGCGGACTTGGCATGTTCGTAACGGTCTTTTTTGGCGCCATGACCGCGGGCAGCGGGATTTGGGGACAAGTTGCCTCGATGCTCGGCCTGCCGGCCGCTCACTTCATCGCGGCCGCCGGTGCCTTGATTGGAATTGTGTTGAGCTGGTCGTGGAAGCTGCAAAGCGGCGCTGAAATTGACCTCACGCCCTCCATGCATTGGCCTGTCCCGGTTCTGATGATCAACGCCGAGCCAGATCGCGGACCCGTGCTGATAACCGTTGAATATCACATCAATCCTGAACGACGCGGGGCTTTTTTGACGGCGGTCCAGGAGCTTGGCCAGCAGCGGCGACGGGATGGCGCGTACGCCTGGGATATCTTTGAAGACGCCGCCCAGAAGGGACGCTTCCTGGAAACATTCTTTGTCGCATCTTGGCTTGAGCATTTGCGGCAGCACCAGCGTGTTACGAATGCGGATCGCGTCGTCCAAGACGTCGTTCGCCAATACGATGCCAAGGCCGAGCCGAAGGTATCCCATTTCGTTGCTGCGGCTTCCGGTTCTGGGGCCTGA
- a CDS encoding IS701 family transposase yields the protein MIRMSWTRAASVEETLALWAASLREVKQRIRPLFTQERVATNAGLFLEGLLGDEQRKTGWMRAEAAGDPGPWRQQAILGRGDWDADALRDIVRDYVIEHLADDDAVLVIDETGFLKQGKASCGVARQYTGSAGKITNCQIGVFATYVSRHGHAFIDRALYLPKEWTDDPDRLEAAYVPADVGFATKPKLATRMIARAIAASVPFKWVAGDTVYGVGDIEQQLRRAGKGYVLGVSSSHVFRSWGKRQPVAGKAEDIARTRRPSDWKRLSAGAGTKGPRLHDWCYLELADLEVEQFNSANDGLWTRGLLIRRHIADGDLAFFTTWCPAGTSIETLVAVEGHRWAIEDSFETAKNEFGLDHNESRSWHGWHRHVSLVMLAFAMMAAIRHRANPPPPKKTKRRPPAKAKAHPRRR from the coding sequence ATGATTCGAATGTCGTGGACGCGGGCCGCGTCGGTTGAGGAGACGCTTGCGTTGTGGGCGGCGTCGCTTCGAGAGGTCAAGCAGCGGATACGTCCGTTGTTCACGCAAGAGCGTGTGGCGACGAATGCAGGCCTGTTCCTGGAAGGTCTGCTCGGAGATGAGCAGCGCAAGACCGGCTGGATGCGCGCGGAGGCGGCTGGCGATCCCGGCCCATGGCGTCAGCAGGCAATTCTGGGTCGCGGGGATTGGGACGCTGATGCCCTGCGCGATATCGTCCGCGACTATGTCATCGAGCACTTGGCGGATGACGATGCGGTGCTGGTGATCGACGAGACCGGCTTTCTCAAGCAGGGTAAGGCCTCATGCGGAGTGGCACGGCAATACACTGGTTCGGCAGGGAAGATCACGAACTGCCAGATCGGCGTCTTCGCTACCTACGTTTCGCGTCATGGTCATGCGTTCATCGATCGCGCGTTGTATCTTCCGAAGGAATGGACCGACGATCCAGATCGTCTGGAAGCCGCATATGTGCCTGCCGATGTCGGCTTTGCGACCAAACCAAAGCTTGCGACGAGAATGATCGCACGTGCGATAGCCGCGTCTGTACCATTCAAGTGGGTTGCCGGTGACACGGTCTACGGTGTTGGCGATATCGAACAGCAGCTACGGCGGGCAGGCAAAGGCTATGTGCTCGGGGTCAGCAGCTCTCATGTCTTCCGATCCTGGGGCAAGCGACAGCCGGTCGCCGGCAAGGCCGAAGACATCGCCCGGACGCGGCGCCCGTCCGACTGGAAGCGCTTGTCGGCGGGAGCCGGAACCAAAGGACCGAGGCTGCATGACTGGTGTTATCTCGAACTGGCCGATCTCGAGGTCGAGCAGTTCAACAGCGCAAATGATGGTTTATGGACGCGCGGTCTGCTGATCCGTCGCCATATCGCCGATGGCGATCTCGCCTTCTTCACCACCTGGTGCCCAGCGGGAACATCAATTGAAACGCTGGTCGCGGTCGAAGGCCATCGATGGGCGATCGAGGACAGCTTTGAAACCGCGAAAAACGAGTTCGGGCTCGATCACAACGAGAGCAGGTCCTGGCATGGCTGGCATCGCCACGTGTCCCTGGTGATGCTCGCCTTCGCCATGATGGCGGCGATCCGCCATCGCGCCAATCCGCCACCGCCCAAAAAAACCAAACGCCGCCCCCCGGCAAAAGCCAAAGCACACCCACGCCGCCGCTGA
- a CDS encoding IS5 family transposase (programmed frameshift), producing the protein MWTKENRGRYDQSRLRYPSDLTDEEWALVEPLIAPAKRGGNKRTVDVREVINGLMYVLSTGCQWRAIPKDLPPRSTVHDYFDLWAWNGTLDRIHHALYVQCRELANREPSPSAAIIDSQSVKSAGKRGAWIDPHGYDAGKKIKGKKRHILVDTQGLLLHALVHSADIQDRDGGVLVMATLFGLHPFLLKLYADGGYQGPIFQSAVRKILRQIDVEIVKRSDTAKSFAILPKRWIVERTIAWLNRCRRLAKDWECLNRKALAFLRLASIRLMLRKLCQKTA; encoded by the exons ATGTGGACGAAGGAGAACCGCGGTCGTTACGACCAAAGCCGGCTACGCTATCCAAGCGATTTGACTGATGAGGAATGGGCGTTGGTGGAGCCGCTGATTGCGCCAGCCAAGCGAGGCGGCAACAAGCGCACGGTCGATGTGCGCGAGGTGATCAATGGCCTGATGTATGTGCTGAGCACCGGTTGCCAATGGCGAGCGATCCCGAAGGACCTGCCGCCACGCAGCACGGTGCACGACTATTTTGACTTGTGGGCTTGGAACGGCACGCTCGATCGCATCCATCACGCGCTCTATGTACAATGTCGAGAATTGGCTAACCGAGAACCCAGCCCGAGCGCCGCCATCATCGACAGTCAAAGCGTCAAGAGCGCGG GAAAAAGGGGGGCGTGGATCGACCCGCATGGCTACGATGCGGGCAAGAAGATCAAGGGCAAGAAGCGCCACATCCTAGTCGATACTCAAGGCTTGCTGCTCCACGCCCTCGTGCATTCGGCGGACATCCAGGATCGTGACGGTGGGGTGCTGGTGATGGCCACGCTGTTTGGCCTGCATCCATTCCTGCTGAAGCTCTATGCTGACGGCGGCTATCAGGGGCCGATCTTTCAGTCCGCCGTTCGCAAAATCCTCCGGCAAATCGACGTCGAGATCGTCAAGCGCTCCGATACAGCAAAGAGTTTTGCGATCTTGCCCAAGCGATGGATCGTCGAACGCACCATCGCCTGGCTCAACCGCTGCCGCCGTTTGGCCAAGGATTGGGAGTGCCTCAACCGAAAGGCATTGGCGTTCTTGCGCCTCGCCTCAATCCGCCTCATGCTGCGAAAGCTCTGCCAAAAAACAGCATGA